One Chanodichthys erythropterus isolate Z2021 chromosome 22, ASM2448905v1, whole genome shotgun sequence DNA window includes the following coding sequences:
- the cxxc5a gene encoding CXXC-type zinc finger protein 5 isoform X2: protein MSGRQPEGSRTPKAQDQDTDQDCGEDSPVIERRNRSGIISEPLSKSLKRSRTLSQYTAACPQTANGLKHNGQAKSHAAKPQPAQQQPQQPSASALVPSKLDRTLEQVLEGQNGLLHFAQAAALLKRAGMEHMLLPGGMGVGMGGGEVGTVDLEGASVADTVGGHTDFPYGVGGGFPFNPGLFIMTPAGVFLADSALHMAGLTEYPVQSELASAISSGKKKRKRCGMCPPCRRRINCEQCSSCRNRKTGHQICKFRKCEELKKKPSAALEVMLPTGAAFRWFQ, encoded by the exons ATGTCTGGCAGACAGCCGGAGGGCAGCCGGACACCCAAGGCCCAGGACCAGGACACGGACCAGGACTGCGGGGAGGACAGCCCCGTCATCGAACGCCGCAACCGGAGCGGCATCATCAGCGAGCCCTTAAGCAAGAGTCTGAAGAGGTCTCGCACCCTCTCGCAGTACACTGCTGCGTGCCCCCAGACCGCCAACGGACTGAAACACAACGGCCAGGCAAAGAGCCACGCGGCCAAGCCCCAACCCGCCCAGCAGCAGCCGCAGCAGCCTTCCGCCTCGGCCTTGGTGCCGAGCAAGCTGGATCGGACCCTCGAGCAGGTGTTGGAGGGACAGAACGGCCTGTTGCACTTTGCCCAGGCAGCTGCGCTGCTTAAGCGGGCGGGCATGGAGCACATGCTGCTGCCAGGGGGAATGGGAGTGGGCATGGGCGGGGGCGAGGTTGGGACGGTTGACCTGGAGGGGGCGTCAGTGGCCGACACGGTTGGGGGTCACACAGACTTCCCGTACGGCGTGGGCGGCGGCTTCCCCTTCAACCCGGGGCTGTTCATCATGACGCCAGCCGGAGTCTTCCTGGCTGACAGCGCACTGCACATGGCCGGCTTGACGGAGTACCCAGTGCAAAGCGAGCTAGCCTCCGCCATCAGTTCCggaaagaagaaaaggaaacgCTGTGGGATGTGTCCACCTTGCCGGCGCAGGATTAACTGCGAGCAGTGCAGCAGTTGCCGGAACCGCAAGACGGGCCACCAGATCTGCAAGTTCCGCAAGTGCGAGGAGCTCAAGAAGAAACCGTCTGCTGCACTGGAG GTGATGCTGCCGACGGGCGCGGCGTTCCGGTGGTTCCAGTAG
- the cxxc5a gene encoding CXXC-type zinc finger protein 5 isoform X1, translating into MSGRQPEGSRTPKAQDQDTDQDCGEDSPVIERRNRSGIISEPLSKSLKRSRTLSQYTAACPQTANGLKHNGQAKSHAAKPQPAQQQPQQPSASALVPSKLDRTLEQVLEGQNGLLHFAQAAALLKRAGMEHMLLPGGMGVGMGGGEVGTVDLEGASVADTVGGHTDFPYGVGGGFPFNPGLFIMTPAGVFLADSALHMAGLTEYPVQSELASAISSGKKKRKRCGMCPPCRRRINCEQCSSCRNRKTGHQICKFRKCEELKKKPSAALEKVMLPTGAAFRWFQ; encoded by the exons ATGTCTGGCAGACAGCCGGAGGGCAGCCGGACACCCAAGGCCCAGGACCAGGACACGGACCAGGACTGCGGGGAGGACAGCCCCGTCATCGAACGCCGCAACCGGAGCGGCATCATCAGCGAGCCCTTAAGCAAGAGTCTGAAGAGGTCTCGCACCCTCTCGCAGTACACTGCTGCGTGCCCCCAGACCGCCAACGGACTGAAACACAACGGCCAGGCAAAGAGCCACGCGGCCAAGCCCCAACCCGCCCAGCAGCAGCCGCAGCAGCCTTCCGCCTCGGCCTTGGTGCCGAGCAAGCTGGATCGGACCCTCGAGCAGGTGTTGGAGGGACAGAACGGCCTGTTGCACTTTGCCCAGGCAGCTGCGCTGCTTAAGCGGGCGGGCATGGAGCACATGCTGCTGCCAGGGGGAATGGGAGTGGGCATGGGCGGGGGCGAGGTTGGGACGGTTGACCTGGAGGGGGCGTCAGTGGCCGACACGGTTGGGGGTCACACAGACTTCCCGTACGGCGTGGGCGGCGGCTTCCCCTTCAACCCGGGGCTGTTCATCATGACGCCAGCCGGAGTCTTCCTGGCTGACAGCGCACTGCACATGGCCGGCTTGACGGAGTACCCAGTGCAAAGCGAGCTAGCCTCCGCCATCAGTTCCggaaagaagaaaaggaaacgCTGTGGGATGTGTCCACCTTGCCGGCGCAGGATTAACTGCGAGCAGTGCAGCAGTTGCCGGAACCGCAAGACGGGCCACCAGATCTGCAAGTTCCGCAAGTGCGAGGAGCTCAAGAAGAAACCGTCTGCTGCACTGGAG AAGGTGATGCTGCCGACGGGCGCGGCGTTCCGGTGGTTCCAGTAG